TGGATGACCTCAAGCAAGTGCTGGAAAGCCACCTGGAGGGCCTGCTGGGCACCATGGACCACCACCAGAAGCAGCGCGACGAGCGTGAACGGGAAGTGGCCGCCCGCCTGCAAAGCCTGGCGGAGCGGGTTTCGAGCATGGAGCAGGAAGCCCAGGGCTACCGTGAGCACCTGGAAGAGCAGCGGCAGAAGGCGCTGATCGATCCGCTCACCGGCCTGCCCAACCGGGCTGCCTGGAGCGAACGCCTGGAACATGAAGTCGGCCAATGGCAACAACATGGCAACAGCCTGCTGCTGGCCATGCTCGATCTCGATCATTTCAAGCGGATCAACGACAACTACGGTCACCTGGCCGGTGACAAGGTGTTGAAGATCATCGCCAACGTACTGCGCAAACGCCTGCGAGGCAGCGATTTCATCGCACGTTTCGGTGGCGAGGAGTTTGTTCTGCTGCTGCCCAACACCCCCTGGCCGGTGGGCGTGCGCATTGTGGAAGCCTTGCGCGCGGCAATCGAGGCGTGCCCGTTCCATTTCAAGGGCGAGCCGGTGACCATCACCGTGTCCGTCGGGCTGAGTGCGTTCAAGGCCGGTGATCGCAGCGATCTGGTGATCAAAAGAGCCGATCAGGCGCTGTACCGGGCCAAGGATGCCGGCCGTAACCGGGTGGAAGCTGGTTGAGGAGCCAGCACTTTGCTGAATGAAAGCGCGGTTTTGCCCATGATCGCCAGGGCAGTACGTTACACTGTTGCATTATCGTCTTCAGCGTACTGCCTTTTGCCATGAAACTTCTTGCTCTTGCCCTCTCCCTGCTGATCCTCGCCGGCTGCGCCAGCGGCCCGCGCATCGACACCAGCCACCCGTCGGTCAATTACGATCAGCGCGCCCAGTTCATCATCGTCCACTACACCTCGGCATCGCTGGAGCGCTCCCTGGCCCTATTGACCCATGGCCAGGTCAGCAGCCACTACCTGATCGGCGATGACAAGTCCGCCACCATCTACAAGCTGGTGGACGAGCAATACCGTGCCTGGCATGCCGGCGACAGCCAGTGGCAGGGCCGGACCTGGCTCAACTCCAGTTCCATTGGCATCGAGATCGTCAACCCGGGGTTCCGCGATGGCCCCAGCGGGCGGCTCTGGTACCCCTACAGCGAAGCGCAGATCCAGAACCTGATCGTGCTGCTCAAGGACATCAGCAAGCGCAACAACATCTCGCCGCGCCACATCATTGGCCACAGCGATATCGCCCCCATGCGCAAGCTGGATCCGGGCCCGTTGTTTCCCTGGAAACGCCTGGCCGAGGCCGGCCTGGGCCTGTGGCCCGATGCCCAGGCAGTGGCACGCCAGCAGGCGTTCTTTACCGTGAGCCCGCCGAGCATCGGTTGGTACCAGCAGCAACTGGCCCAGCTGGGTTACGCCACGCCGCAGACCGGCGAGCTGGACAAGGCGACCCGTAACATCCTGGCCGCGTTCCAGATGCACTACCGGCC
The DNA window shown above is from Pseudomonas protegens CHA0 and carries:
- a CDS encoding N-acetylmuramoyl-L-alanine amidase is translated as MKLLALALSLLILAGCASGPRIDTSHPSVNYDQRAQFIIVHYTSASLERSLALLTHGQVSSHYLIGDDKSATIYKLVDEQYRAWHAGDSQWQGRTWLNSSSIGIEIVNPGFRDGPSGRLWYPYSEAQIQNLIVLLKDISKRNNISPRHIIGHSDIAPMRKLDPGPLFPWKRLAEAGLGLWPDAQAVARQQAFFTVSPPSIGWYQQQLAQLGYATPQTGELDKATRNILAAFQMHYRPGRFDGTPDAESAAILMVLNQTK